One region of Oncorhynchus mykiss isolate Arlee chromosome 8, USDA_OmykA_1.1, whole genome shotgun sequence genomic DNA includes:
- the LOC110530703 gene encoding fizzy-related protein homolog has translation MDQDYECRLLRQINIQNENASPLKAIDTVRALTPTNSPLSSPSKHGDRFIPSRAGANWSVNFHRINENEKSHNQNRKTKDGTTDTSKADGLAYSALLKNELLGAGIEKVQDPQSEDRRLQPSTPAKRSLFSYSVSAKRSLPEDGNTVSPYSLSPVSSNSQKLLRSPRKPTRKISKIPFKVLDAPELQDDFYLNLVDWSSLNVLSVGLGTCVYLWSACTSQVTRLCDLSVEGDSVTSVGWSERGNLVAVGTHKGYVQIWDAAAGKKLSVLEGHTARVGALAWNADQLSSGSRDRVILQRDIRAPPLQSERRLQGHRQEVCGLKWSTDHQLLASGGNDNKLLVWNHSSVLPVQQYTEHLAAVKAIAWSPHQHGLLASGGGTADRCIRFWNTLTGQPLQCTDTGSQVCNLAWSKHTNELVSTHGYSQNQILVWKYPSLTQVAKLTGHSYRVLYLAMSPDGEAIVTGAGDETLRFWNVFSKMRSTKESVSVLNLFTRIR, from the exons ATGGACCAGGACTATGAGTGTCGGCTGCTCAGGCAGATCAACATCCAGAACGAGAACGCCAGCCCTTTA AAGGCCATAGATACAGTACGAGCCCTGACACCCACCAACTCCCCCCTATCGTCACCAAGCAAACATGGCGACCGCTTCATCCCCTCCCGCGCCGGCGCCAACTGGAGCGTCAACTTCCACCGCATCAAT GAGAATGAGAAGTCTCACAATCAGAACAGGAAGACAAAGGATGGCACTACAGACACTAGCAAAG CGGACGGCCTGGCGTACTCTGCCCTATTGAAGAACGAGCTGCTGGGGGCAGGCATAGAGAAGGTCCAGGATCCCCAGTCAGAGGACCGTCGCCTCCAGCCCTCCACCCCCGCCAAGAGGAGCCTCTTCAGT TATTCTGTCAGTGCCAAGCGATCTCTACCCGAGGATGGCAACACAGTGTCTCCATACTCCTTGTCTCCAGTTAGCAGCAACAG TCAGAAGCTGTTACGGTCGCCTAGGAAACCCACGCGTAAGATCTCTAAGATCCCCTTTAAGGTGCTTGATGCTCCAGAGCTGCAGGATGACTTCTATCTCAACCTGGTGGACTGGTCCTCCCTCAACGTCCTCAGTGTCGGTCTGGGAACCTGCGTCTACCTCTGGAGCGCCTGCActagccag GTGACGCGTCTGTGTGACTTGTCAGTGGAAGGGGACTCTGTCACGTCAGTGGGCTGGTCAGAGAGG GGGAACTTAGTAGCGGTGGGGACACATAAGGGCTATGTACAGATCTGGGACGCAGCAGCAGGGAAGAAACTGTCAGTACTGGAGGGACACACAGCCAGAGTGG GTGCGTTGGCGTGGAATGCCGACCAGTTGTCATCTGGCAGTCGTGACAGGGTTATCCTGCAGAGGGACATCCGAGCCCCACCCCTCCAGTCAGAACGTCGTCTCCAGGGACACCGACAGGAAGTTTGCGGCCTCAAGTGGAGCACCGACCACCAGCTACTGGCCTCAGGGGGAAATGACAACAAG CTGCTGGTATGGAACCACTCCAGCGTTCTCCCGGTGCAGCAGTACACGGAGCACCTGGCAGCAGTGAAGGCCATCGCCTGGTCCCCCCATCAGCATGGCCTGCTGGCGTCTGGAGGGGGCACGGCCGACCGCTGCATCCGCTTCTGGAACACCCTGACAGGCCAGCCCCTGCAGTGCACCGACACGGGCTCCCAGGTCTGCAACCTGGcctggtccaagcacaccaacgAACTG GTAAGCACTCACGGCTACTCCCAGAACCAGATCTTAGTGTGGAAGTACCCCTCCCTCACACAGGTGGCCAAACTCACAGGCCACTCCTACAGAGTGCTTTACCTGGCCATGTCCCCAGACGGAGAGGCCATCGTCACAGGAGCCGGAGACGAGACGCTGCGCTTCTGGAACGTCTTCAGCAAGATGAGGTCCACCAAG GAGTCTGTATCTGTTCTGAACCTGTTCACCAGGATCCGGTAG